In one window of Euwallacea fornicatus isolate EFF26 chromosome 19, ASM4011564v1, whole genome shotgun sequence DNA:
- the Hlc gene encoding probable ATP-dependent RNA helicase DDX56 encodes MDDSEKPTSFHVMELDDRVLKAIEKLGWGAPTLIQEKAIPFLLEGKDVLVRARTGSGKTAAFAIPIVQKILNLKQVAAHQDIKALILAPSQELCQQIYRVIKDLTLKCSREVKCIDIAPQEDLSVQKPLLIEKPDIIVATPARCLQHCQAGNINIKTSLEILVIDEADLVFSFGYETEVKQLLDYLPSICQSVLVSATLSDDVKSLKKIVLHNPVTLSLQEPELPPANQITHYHIRAEELEKATILYALLKLHLIRGKTIIFVQTVDKCYKIKLFLEQFKLRTCVLNSELPSEIRCHAVNQFNQGLYDIIVASDEKALEQPDTEKVSKQVNKPGKYKRVKDKNSGVSRGIDFQFVSNVVNFDFPLDIHSYIHRAGRTARGNNQGSVLSFVSIKESNLLEEVEKYLQHGQENLSVFKSYEFNLDEVEAFKYRAKDAWKAVTKIAVREARLKEIKQEIFNCNKLKTYFEDNPTDLQVLRHDKALHTVRVQQHLSNVPEYIVPETLKSLSGIVKKGKGKRDFSRMSESTSKHMAKRNNPLVSMQFEGFKKKVKRAKH; translated from the coding sequence ATGGATGATTCAGAAAAACCCACATCGTTCCATGTGATGGAACTAGACGATCGTGTATTAAAAGCCATCGAAAAGTTGGGCTGGGGAGCCCCAACTCTCATCCAAGAAAAAGCAATCCCTTTTCTTCTAGAAGGCAAGGACGTCCTCGTGAGGGCACGCACTGGTTCCGGTAAAACTGCGGCGTTTGCCATCCCCATtgtacaaaaaattttaaatttgaagcaagtGGCAGCCCACCAAGACATTAAGGCTCTTATACTGGCACCTAGTCAAGAATTGTGCCAGCAAATATATAGAGTTATTAAAGACCTAACTCTAAAATGTTCCAGAGAAGTAAAATGCATTGACATAGCCCCTCAAGAAGACTTGAGTGTACAGAAACCTTTGCTAATTGAGAAACCTGATATAATTGTGGCCACTCCTGCTCGCTGTTTGCAGCACTGTCAAGcaggaaatattaatataaaaacttcACTGGAGATATTGGTAATTGATGAGGCAGATCTAGTTTTTTCATTTGGTTATGAAACAGAAGTTAAGCAATTACTTGACTATCTTCCTAGTATTTGCCAATCAGTCTTAGTATCAGCCACTTTGAGTGACGACGTTAAGAGCTTGAAAAAGATAGTGCTACATAATCCTGTAACCTTGTCACTGCAAGAGCCAGAGTTGCCACCTGCCAATCAAATCACCCATTATCATATTAGGGCAGAGGAACTTGAAAAAGCCACTATACTTTATGCATTACTGAAGCTACATTTAATCAGAGgcaaaactataatttttgtCCAGACTGTTGATAAGtgttacaaaattaaattgtttttagagcaGTTCAAGCTTCGGACTTGTGTATTGAATTCTGAACTCCCCTCCGAAATACGCTGTCATGCAGTCAATCAGTTTAATCAAGGACTGTATGATATCATTGTAGCTTCAGATGAGAAGGCTTTAGAGCAGCCTGACACTGAAAAGGTAAGCAAGCAAGTAAATAAGCCAGGAAAATATAAGAGAGTGAAAGACAAGAATAGTGGTGTGTCGCGAGGTATTGACTTTCAATTTGTGTCTAATGTGGTTAACTTTGATTTTCCCTTGGACATACACTCATACATCCATAGAGCAGGAAGAACTGCTCGAGGAAATAATCAAGGGAGTGTTTTATCTTTTGTCAGTATCAAGGAAAGTAACCTATTAGAGgaagttgaaaaatatcttcaacATGGCCAAGAAAATCTTTCAGTTTTCAAGTCATATGAGTTTAATCTGGATGAAGTTGAAGCATTTAAGTATCGAGCAAAAGATGCCTGGAAAGCAGTGACCAAAATAGCAGTAAGAGAAGCaagattaaaagaaattaaacaagaaattttcaactgTAACAAACTGAAGACTTACTTTGAGGATAATCCTACCGATCTGCAAGTATTAAGACATGACAAAGCTTTACATACTGTGAGAGTACAACAACATTTAAGCAATGTGCCCGAGTATATTGTACCAGAAACGTTAAAAAGCTTGTCAGGCATCGTTAAAAAGGGGAAAGGAAAGCGGGACTTTAGTAGAATGTCTGAGTCAACTTCCAAACACATGGCAAAGAGGAACAATCCTCTTGTGAGTATGCAGTTTGAAGgtttcaagaaaaaagttaaacgTGCTAAACATTAA